In Silene latifolia isolate original U9 population chromosome 3, ASM4854445v1, whole genome shotgun sequence, a single window of DNA contains:
- the LOC141649543 gene encoding uncharacterized protein LOC141649543 gives MLVDDNGLERSGHDEVSGVVTDYFKQLFTLSNPGNFDDTLVGLEGRVTDRMNAGLRLEYREEEVIEALNQMHPLKAPGPDGMNALFFQSFWHIIGPEVIKTVLGILRGELDPGEFNNTNIVLTPKKKAPDKIRDFRPISQCNVVYRLGKMVYKLVAKVLANRLKLFLSEIISENQSAFTPGRLITDNVLIAFEMFHHMKNSRQNDGFMAVKLDMAKAYDRVEWRFLRRVLDVMNFYRGWVSRVMSCVPSVSFSVLINGVQTSEFHPERDDSIFFVKATEDEAEIVSGILRRYEAASGELVSLEKTTVSFSKWVPRVMRDRVLDKLRVREVETQERYLGLPTVVGRSKKVLTDILRDKLSKRLQGWRGKLLSKAGREVLIKAVANSLPTYVMSVFKIPATFCNVLRSMVSRFWWGHGEGKRGKQAWRLVADPECLWARVMKAKYYHTRDFMNAEVGQRPSYTWRSIIGAREVLERGLRRRIGDGRDTRVWGQPWVEGCQRGKVISPCGPGNELMYVADLLKPGGRGWDEEMLNRYFLPFEAKRILNMRVSPNMPRDVWYWGLEKDGEYSVKSAYACLVGDASNSGSSSNWEKEKWLWNRLWKVEPDRVVQRVRDILQEESGNVGYGEGRGRKRAKDTSGEEHEGWRPAAEGYIKINVDAGIKEEEGVSTGAVCRDVRGRVLWGLTVERDVVWDPRFAEAAAVLDGLQEARARGFQRVMLESDCLQVIDALREKRNGRSSFSLLIADILHLCNSFSSVIWSHTSRINNMVAHALAHVFPRVAGKTIWSNVLPPVADSAAAFDLSLMN, from the exons ATGCTTGTGGATGACAATGGGCTCGAACGTTCTGGTCATGATGAAGTCTCGGGGGTGGTCACGGATTACTTTAAGCAGCTGTTTACTTTGTCAAATCCGGGCAATTTCGATGACACGCTGGTTGGGCTGGAAGGGAGGGTTACGGACCGCATGAACGCAGGCCTAAGGCTTGAGTACCGAGAGGAGGAGGTTATTGAGGCTCTGAACCAAATGCACCCGCTCAAAGCTCCGGGACCGGATGGTATGAATGCTCTTTTCTTTCAGTCTTTTTGGCATATCATTGGGCCGGAGGTCATTAAAACCGTGCTTGGAATTTTAAGGGGAGAGCTGGACCCGGGTGaatttaataatactaatattgtCTTAACCCCGAAGAAAAAGGCACCGGATAAAATTAGGGATTTCCGACCTATTAGTCAGTGCAATGTGGTCTATAGACTTGGCAAAA TGGTCTACAAGCTTGTTGCTAAAGTTCTAGCCAATAGACTCAAGTTATTCCTTAGTGAGATCATCTCTGAGAACCAAAGTGCGTTCACCCCAGGGCGGCTTATTACTGATAATGTACTCATTGCTTTCGAGATGTTCCACCATATGAAAAATTCGAGACAAAATGATGGCTTTATGGCAGTTAAACTGGATATGGCTAAGGCCTATGACAGGGTTGAGTGGCGGTTTTTGCGACGAGTTTTGGATGTTATGAACTTTTACCGTGGATGGGTCTCTCGGGTAATGTCTTGCGTTCCATCCGTATCTTTTTCGGTTCTAATTAATGGAGTGCAGACCAGTGAGTTCCACCCTGAACGAG ACGATAGTATTTTCTTCGTGAAAGCAACGGAGGATGAGGCTGAGATTGTGTCCGGTATTCTTAGGCGATATGAAGCTGCTTCGGGTGAACTTGTTAGTTTAGAGAAGACCACAGTGTCCTTTAGTAAATGGGTCCCTAGAGTGATGAGGGACAGGGTGCTCGACAAGCTTAGAGTTCGTGAAGTTGAGACGCAGGAACGGTATTTGGGCTTGCCCACGGTGGTAGGAAGATCAAAAAAAGTTCTTACTGATATTCTCCGTGACAAGCTCAGCAAAAGATTACAAGGGTGGCGTGGGAAATTATTGTCGAAGGCTGGTAGGGAGGTTCTTATAAAGGCAGTTGCCAATTCACttcctacctatgtgatgagtgttTTCAAAATCCCGGCAACCTTTTGTAACGTCCTCCGTTCGATGGTGTCTCGGTTTTGGTGGGGTCATGGCGAAGGGAAGCGCG GGAAACAAGCGTGGCGGTTGGTGGCTGATCCGGAGTGTCTCTGGGCTCGGGTTATGAAAGCTAAGTATTACCACACGAGGGATTTTATGAATGCGGAAGTGGGGCAAAGGCCGAGCTATACCTGGCGCAGTATTATTGGTGCACGAGAGGTTTTGGAACGTGGTTTGCGAAGGAGGATAGGTGATGGTAGAGATACGCGTGTGTGGGGACAGCCGTGGGTCGAAGGGTGCCAAAGGGGGAAGGTAATCTCTCCATGTGGACCGGGGAACGAACTTATGTATGTGGCCGACTTACTCAAACCAGGAGGTAGGGGATGGGATGAGGAGATGCTAAACCGTTACTTTCTGCCCTTCGAAGCCAAACGAATTCTCAATATGCGAGTTAGTCCCAATATGCCGAGAGATGTGTGGTACTGGGGCCTGGAGAAGGATGGCGAGTACTCGGTGAAGTCTGCTTATGCGTGTTTGGTTGGGGATGCTAGTAACTCGGGGAGCTCGTCAAACTGGGAAAAGGAGAAGTGGTTGTGGAATCGGCTGTGGAAG GTGGAGCCGGATAGAGTAGTGCAACGGGTCAGGGACATCCTACAAGAAGAGAGTGGTAATGTGGGGTATGGTGAAGGCCGTGGAAGGAAGAGGGCGAAGGATACGAGTGGGGAGGAGCATGAAGGGTGGAGACCGGCTGCTGAAGGATATATAAAAATTAACGTGGATGCGGGGATCAAGGAGGAGGAAGGGGTTAGTACGGGAGCGGTGTGTCGAGATGTCCGGGGTAGGGTGTTGTGGGGATTAACAGTGGAACGTGATGTTGTTTGGGACCCTCGATTCGCGGAGGCAGCGGCTGTGTTGGATGGACTACAAGAAGCTCGGGCACGAGGATTTCAACGGGTAATGTTGGAGAGCGACTGTCTTCAAGTCATCGATGCGCTAAGGGAAAAACGCAATGGACGGAGCTCGTTTTCTCTTCTTATTGCTGATATTTTACATCTTTGTAATTCTTTTAGTTCGGTTATTTGGTCTCACACGAGTCGGATAAACAATATGGTAGCTCATGCTTTAGCTCATGTCTTTCCTAGGGTAGCTGGCAAAACTATTTGGTCGAATGTTTTACCTCCTGTTGCGGATTCTGCAGCAGCCTTTGATTTATCATTAATGAATTAA
- the LOC141647883 gene encoding protein ROOT PRIMORDIUM DEFECTIVE 1 gives MANQLVKRVVKPLNGFCISCNSVGRAISTVQYVAIRARDPTFEKYMHNYKNLVKVVAIQDLILANPTRVPPSVSVDFLSRLAQKLRLNRGAPSFLRKYPHIFEIFYNQSKSMPFCKLTGKVTEISQLEAAAIKESLPLVVERLVRVLSMSESKSVPLRAIFKVWRELGLPDDFEESVIAQNPQLFSLSDGNEPNTHVLNLAPSYPSGHFTCSIEDWRVMECCKEDSKVDRTEIRYSFKQGFPPGMKLRKTFKAKVKEWQRQPYIGPYEQVGEKKTTKNGMKMLEKRAVAIVHEFMSLTVEKMIEVEKISHFRKWFGIDLNVRDLFLDHPGIFYLSTKGKKHTVFLREAYERGRLINSNPVYEARMKLLYLVLLGRRGLLTEAPKSANEDADIQQKSDDLVLVSSVMKDVGKD, from the coding sequence ATGGCAAATCAATTGGTGAAAAGGGTAGTGAAACCCTTAAATGGGTTCTGTATTAGCTGTAATTCAGTAGGGAGAGCAATTTCTACAGTGCAGTATGTTGCAATAAGGGCTAGAGACCCAACATTTGAGAAATATATGCATAATTACAAGAATTTAGTTAAAGTAGTTGCAATTCAAGACCTTATCCTTGCTAACCCTACTAGGGTTCCTCCTTCCGTCTCCGTTGATTTCTTGTCTAGGCTAGCTCAAAAGCTCCGTCTTAATCGTGGAGCCCCTTCCTTTCTTCGTAAATACCCTCACATTTTTGAGATTTTTTACAACCAGTCCAAGTCCATGCCTTTTTGTAAATTGACCGGGAAGGTGACGGAGATTTCCCAACTTGAGGCGGCTGCCATTAAGGAATCTTTGCCGTTGGTTGTCGAGAGATTGGTTCGGGTTTTGTCCATGTCGGAGTCCAAGTCAGTGCCATTGAGGGCGATTTTCAAAGTTTGGAGGGAATTGGGTCTGCCTGATGATTTTGAGGAGTCTGTCATAGCCCAAAACCCTCAGCTATTCTCGCTTTCTGATGGGAATGAGCCTAATACTCATGTTTTGAATCTCGCTCCTTCTTACCCTAGTGGCCATTTTACTTGTTCAATTGAGGATTGGCGGGTTATGGAATGTTGCAAGGAGGATTCTAAGGTTGATAGAACTGAGATTCGATATAGTTTTAAGCAAGGGTTTCCTCCGGGAATGAAATTGAGAAAAACTTTTAAGGCCAAGGTTAAGGAATGGCAGAGACAGCCATACATTGGACCGTATGAACAAGTGGGGGAGAAGAAGACAACAAAGAATGGAATGAAGATGCTTGAGAAGCGAGCTGTCGCAATTGTCCATGAGTTTATGAGTTTAACTGTGGAGAAAATGATAGAGGTGGAGAAGATTAGCCATTTCAGGAAGTGGTTTGGGATTGATTTAAATGTAAGGGATCTGTTTTTAGATCACCCAGGGATATTTTATCTATCGACCAAAGGCAAGAAGCATACTGTTTTTCTGAGAGAAGCCTATGAAAGGGGCCGCTTGATAAACTCAAATCCTGTTTACGAAGCAAGGATGAAGCTGctttatttggttttgttgggACGTCGTGGGTTGTTAACAGAGGCTCCCAAATCTGCAAACGAAGATGCTGATATTCAACAAAAGAGCGACGATCTGGTTTTGGTGTCATCAGTGATGAAGGATGTGGGCAAAGACTAG